One genomic segment of Pseudomonadota bacterium includes these proteins:
- a CDS encoding transglycosylase domain-containing protein encodes MTTLRTRRRRWWLGGAIAAALVASLAVVLLKPMLERAIVKRIESAAVRQGMIARIGSVRVGLWPFVRLAGVDLDLGHGARLHADMIAATYPGRVRLAVRAANLSGPAGLTVSSAASAWYMAGIRGEHLQLTLIEPQAGLSIRQLKDSEGSGWNVEARGLDIGHLFDVRREGSPFLDGGIADGRVNLRTSADAIRFNVDIGARGARFGALADNDGGDPPLGDATDVTLRLDGVWQRAEGAIEIPEVHGTWAGADLSGSMTLRDVDTDPSVDLVLGVRQLDFGRLLGAAGLAVPESLGLTPGGSRDLGSASIEVGIRGRSSAPADLAVRQKIDFSPPGKMPPAISRLRRDFVFAAGDGPGPHRPIDVSASSPDFIALRDVPPLFVRTLLISEDAGFYGHSGIDLRELPSALLTNWSRGGAARGASTITQQLAKNLFLSRDKEVGRKLQELAITFLLESALGKDRILEIYLNIIEWGPDLRGLRPAARHYFDCEPQALTPAQMAFLVAIIPGPIKYQRSFARGTPGPGLRLLIDNLLAKLRSVQAISEEEYRQALSEPIVVAGARQPG; translated from the coding sequence ATGACTACGCTTCGAACCCGCCGACGACGGTGGTGGCTCGGAGGAGCGATCGCCGCAGCGCTGGTCGCAAGCCTGGCCGTGGTGTTGCTGAAACCGATGCTCGAGCGCGCGATCGTTAAGCGGATCGAGTCCGCAGCCGTGCGTCAGGGAATGATCGCCCGAATCGGTTCGGTGCGCGTCGGTCTGTGGCCGTTCGTGCGCCTTGCGGGCGTCGATCTCGATCTTGGCCACGGAGCGCGACTGCACGCCGACATGATCGCAGCCACGTATCCCGGCCGCGTGCGACTCGCGGTTCGCGCTGCCAATCTTTCGGGCCCGGCGGGCTTGACGGTGAGCTCGGCAGCCTCTGCCTGGTATATGGCGGGCATTCGCGGTGAGCATCTCCAACTCACGTTGATCGAGCCACAGGCCGGCCTTTCGATTCGTCAGCTGAAAGATTCGGAAGGCAGCGGGTGGAACGTCGAGGCTCGCGGGCTCGACATCGGCCATCTGTTCGACGTGCGGCGCGAAGGCTCGCCGTTCCTCGATGGTGGCATCGCGGACGGCCGGGTGAATCTTCGGACGAGCGCCGACGCGATTCGTTTCAATGTGGACATCGGCGCGCGCGGTGCGCGCTTCGGGGCGCTGGCGGACAACGACGGCGGCGATCCACCGCTCGGCGATGCGACGGACGTGACCCTGCGACTCGACGGCGTCTGGCAGCGTGCCGAGGGCGCGATCGAAATCCCCGAGGTCCACGGGACATGGGCCGGTGCGGACCTGTCGGGGTCGATGACGTTGCGCGACGTGGATACCGATCCGAGTGTCGATCTCGTGCTCGGCGTGCGGCAGCTGGATTTCGGGCGACTGCTCGGCGCAGCCGGCCTGGCGGTGCCCGAAAGCTTAGGGTTAACGCCCGGCGGTAGCCGTGATCTTGGATCAGCCTCTATAGAAGTGGGTATACGCGGACGTTCGTCGGCGCCCGCCGATTTAGCAGTCCGCCAGAAGATCGACTTCAGCCCACCTGGCAAGATGCCACCGGCGATCTCGCGATTGCGCCGCGACTTCGTCTTTGCCGCAGGCGATGGACCGGGCCCGCACCGCCCCATCGATGTCTCGGCCTCATCCCCGGACTTCATCGCCCTGCGCGACGTTCCGCCGCTGTTCGTGCGCACCCTGCTGATCTCCGAAGACGCGGGCTTCTACGGGCACAGCGGCATCGACCTTCGCGAACTACCCTCCGCGCTGCTCACGAACTGGTCTCGCGGGGGCGCGGCGCGCGGCGCGTCGACCATCACCCAGCAGTTGGCCAAGAACCTGTTCCTCTCGCGTGACAAGGAGGTCGGACGCAAGCTGCAGGAACTGGCGATTACGTTTCTGCTCGAGTCGGCGCTCGGTAAGGATCGTATTCTCGAAATTTACCTGAACATCATCGAGTGGGGACCGGACCTGCGTGGCCTGCGGCCCGCGGCCCGCCACTATTTCGATTGCGAACCCCAGGCGCTGACGCCGGCCCAGATGGCCTTCCTGGTCGCGATCATCCCAGGGCCGATCAAATACCAGCGGTCGTTTGCGCGTGGCACGCCCGGTCCTGGTCTGCGTTTGTTGATCGACAACCTGCTGGCGAAGTTGCGGTCGGTGCAGGCGATCAGCGAGGAGGAATACAGGCAAGCGCTCAGCGAACCCATCGTCGTTGCCGGCGCGAGACAGCCCGGCTGA